DNA sequence from the Sulfurimonas sp. HSL3-7 genome:
CGAACCGAAAAGCGGCGTAATGATAAGATCCTGAATGGACGGGATCTCGGCAAACGACTCATAGCCGTACTCCCAGAAAAACGTCGACATCAGCGTCGAGTAGGCCGCCGATTCGACGATGGACATGCCGTCATTTCTGGCCAGGGTATAGTAGATCGCGCCCGATATCGGGTGGCCGATATAGTTGATCGCCCAGTCATCCTTGTCCCAGACCGGCTTTGTATTGAGGTGCTCGCGCCACCGCTCCTGAAGGGACTTCTCCTCCAGCTCGTCCATGTCCCATTTCGAAACGCTCTCGGGAAGCACCGCCAGAATACCGATCGTCGATATTAAAAAAACCTGCAGGTAGACCGAATCTTCGATCAGTTTCCGGTAACGGTAGGGAAGTGCTTCGTTGACATTGTAATATTCGGGAAGATAGTCTACGCCGTCTTCCCCGTTGAACACCGCAAACTGCTGCTGCAGCGACGCACTCATCCTGTAGTCTTGAAGACCCTGAGACAACGTTTCGCCAGGCGGTATCAAAAGGGGTTCGGCAAGGGGGCCGACGTGAAACGCGGAAGCGGGCAGCTGCGTCCGAGCGGGCGTTGCGCTGAGATCCTCGTAGAGCCGGCTGCCGGCATGAAGGCTCAGGGCAGAGAGAAGCATAAACAATAGAGTCCTCAATCGCATGATATGACCTTCACTCGGCAAAAAGCGCTTTGCACAAGCCTTTTTTTAACCCTGCGCAAAATTATTCGTTTATTTTCTGCTTGATCTCGGAAGCGATCGCGCAACACTGCTCTATCTTTTGAGAGAGGGTCAGCTCTTCCTGCAAAAGGACATTGACAAAAGCGGAACCGACGATGACGCCGTCCGCACCGGCGACCTTCTCTTTGGCCGTCTTCTGGTTGACGCCGAAACCGACATAGGCGGGGGTATCGGTGTACGACTTTATCGATCTCAGGACCGGCTGCAGGTCCTCGCTCTGGCCGCTGCCCGTAATACCGGCATAGGCGACCAGGTAGATGAACTTCTTGGCGTCGCGGACGATCTCTTCAATACGCGCATCACTGTCGGTCGGTGCAACAAAGGCGATGTTGGCAATGTTGTTCGCGTCAAACTGCGGTTTGTAAAGTAGCGCCTCTTCGTGCGGCAGGTCCGGAATGATCATACCGCTGACACCGATCGCATTCGCTTTTTTCAAAAGTGCGTCCATGCCGTATTGGTAGAAAGAGTTAAAGTACCCCATCCACAGCGTGTCGACTTTCGGGGCGATCTGCTCGGAAATCTCCAGTACATCCCTGAAGCGAAGCCCTTTCTCCAAGGCTAAAAAGTTGGCTTTCTCGATCACCGGGCCGTCAGCGACCGGATCGGAAAAAGGGACGCCGAGCTCCAGCGAGTCGACGCCGCTTTCGCCGAGGGCCAGGGCCAGGTCTACGGTAAATGATTTTTCAGGAAAACCTGTTGTGATGTACGCTACAAGATGTTTCAATCTGTCTCCAAAAGAGGGATATATATAATTATTGTAATATTTAAACGAAATTGTACCACTTTTGGATAAAATCACGATACTTATACACGCAAAAGATGAGAAGAAATATGACAAAGAAGCTTTCCATCACCAGTATTCAAAAGGCCAAGGGCGATCGTCCCCTGACCATGATCACTGCCTATGATGCCCTGTTCGCCAAACTTTTTGACCCCATTGCCGACATTATTC
Encoded proteins:
- a CDS encoding DUF3943 domain-containing protein, coding for MLLSALSLHAGSRLYEDLSATPARTQLPASAFHVGPLAEPLLIPPGETLSQGLQDYRMSASLQQQFAVFNGEDGVDYLPEYYNVNEALPYRYRKLIEDSVYLQVFLISTIGILAVLPESVSKWDMDELEEKSLQERWREHLNTKPVWDKDDWAINYIGHPISGAIYYTLARNDGMSIVESAAYSTLMSTFFWEYGYESFAEIPSIQDLIITPLFGSFMGEGMYLLEKRLDSNGGMVFGSRILGNISYFFLNPMGSIANGVSGILQDYNSEMRVTMTVQTYPRADDIAQFRCGDPVECPLRFRERDYGFLITLQ
- the trpA gene encoding tryptophan synthase subunit alpha → MKHLVAYITTGFPEKSFTVDLALALGESGVDSLELGVPFSDPVADGPVIEKANFLALEKGLRFRDVLEISEQIAPKVDTLWMGYFNSFYQYGMDALLKKANAIGVSGMIIPDLPHEEALLYKPQFDANNIANIAFVAPTDSDARIEEIVRDAKKFIYLVAYAGITGSGQSEDLQPVLRSIKSYTDTPAYVGFGVNQKTAKEKVAGADGVIVGSAFVNVLLQEELTLSQKIEQCCAIASEIKQKINE